A single genomic interval of Adhaeribacter pallidiroseus harbors:
- a CDS encoding response regulator: MSQINCVLLIDDNETTSFINRLLIERLKISEHLLMAQDGRSALNLLQERLASGAVLPDLILLDIKMPGMDGFEFFSAFKEKPEYASCLTVMLTTSQNARDLEQAKALGIPYFLTKPLTPQKITDIIQLHFQSKQATGNSY; this comes from the coding sequence ATGAGCCAGATTAATTGCGTATTATTGATAGATGACAACGAAACAACTTCTTTTATTAACCGGTTACTCATTGAAAGATTAAAAATTTCGGAACACTTATTAATGGCTCAGGATGGCCGCTCGGCTTTAAACCTGCTTCAGGAGCGTTTGGCCTCCGGAGCAGTTTTACCAGATTTAATTTTACTGGACATCAAAATGCCGGGTATGGATGGTTTCGAGTTTTTTTCTGCCTTTAAAGAAAAACCCGAATACGCGTCGTGCCTTACCGTGATGCTTACCACCTCGCAAAATGCCCGCGATCTGGAACAGGCCAAAGCTTTAGGTATTCCTTATTTTTTAACGAAACCTTTAACGCCACAAAAAATTACAGATATTATTCAGCTGCATTTCCAGTCAAAACAGGCCACCGGCAACAGTTATTAA
- a CDS encoding SDR family oxidoreductase encodes MNQLESNTNRWRLSGQKAVVTGGTKGIGRAIAEEFLNLGAEVIIVARKQTELDTLLAEWHTQQLPASGYALDLSRSTDRLTLTEKVIEKWGRLDILVNNVGTNIRKKTVAYSEKEYQLLLDTNLTSAFHLSQLLYPLLKQSAQGNIIQISSVSGLNHLRTGAIYGMTKAAMIQLTKNLAVEWAPDNIRVNALAPWYIRTPLADAVLQNPDYLNSVLERTPMGRVGEPAEVAAAAAFLCMPAASYITGQCLAIDGGFSVYGF; translated from the coding sequence ATGAACCAACTTGAAAGTAATACCAACCGCTGGCGGTTAAGCGGCCAAAAAGCGGTAGTTACCGGCGGTACCAAAGGCATAGGCCGGGCCATTGCCGAAGAATTTTTAAATTTAGGCGCCGAAGTTATTATTGTAGCCCGGAAGCAAACAGAATTAGACACGCTATTAGCCGAATGGCACACGCAGCAATTACCCGCCAGTGGTTACGCCCTTGATTTAAGCCGCTCCACCGATCGGCTAACTTTAACCGAAAAAGTAATTGAAAAATGGGGACGATTAGACATTCTGGTAAATAACGTAGGCACCAACATCCGGAAAAAAACCGTTGCCTATTCCGAAAAAGAATACCAGTTACTCCTGGATACCAATCTTACCTCGGCTTTTCACCTGAGTCAATTACTATATCCTTTGTTGAAACAATCTGCGCAAGGCAACATTATTCAAATTTCTTCGGTTTCCGGTTTAAATCATTTACGCACCGGCGCTATTTACGGCATGACTAAAGCCGCCATGATTCAATTAACGAAAAACTTAGCCGTAGAATGGGCCCCGGATAATATTCGGGTAAACGCCCTGGCTCCCTGGTACATTCGCACGCCTTTGGCCGATGCGGTTTTGCAAAATCCGGATTACCTCAATAGTGTGTTGGAACGAACACCCATGGGCCGGGTGGGCGAACCAGCCGAAGTGGCCGCGGCGGCCGCTTTTTTGTGCATGCCCGCCGCCAGTTACATCACCGGCCAGTGTTTGGCCATCGACGGGGGTTTCTCGGTGTATGGATTTTAG
- a CDS encoding DoxX family protein, with protein sequence MEITQKIENWASLHYPAWFDFVRMGLGVFLFAKGFIVLSQIDAVQTFITNINLLNGSHINWSAQLLVQFIAYIHIIGGLFMAVGFITRLAIFFQIPILLGAVFFTMPGIRMSAENNLAQGGVNFVWSEINLTHNPVEWWTALITLILLISMFIIGSGPWSVDKYLEHYEEE encoded by the coding sequence ATGGAAATTACCCAAAAAATTGAAAACTGGGCCTCCTTGCATTATCCGGCCTGGTTCGACTTTGTCCGGATGGGTTTAGGGGTTTTTCTGTTTGCTAAGGGCTTTATAGTTCTTAGCCAAATAGATGCCGTTCAAACTTTTATTACCAACATTAATTTATTAAATGGCTCCCATATTAACTGGAGTGCTCAGCTGTTGGTACAATTTATTGCTTACATCCATATTATTGGGGGTTTGTTTATGGCAGTAGGTTTTATTACCCGCCTGGCAATATTCTTTCAGATACCAATCTTATTGGGAGCCGTATTTTTTACCATGCCCGGTATCCGGATGAGTGCTGAAAACAACCTGGCCCAGGGAGGTGTTAATTTTGTCTGGTCCGAAATTAACCTGACGCATAATCCGGTAGAATGGTGGACTGCCTTGATTACTCTTATTTTATTAATCAGCATGTTTATAATTGGCTCCGGCCCTTGGTCCGTGGATAAATACCTGGAACATTATGAAGAGGAATAA
- a CDS encoding AMP-binding protein: protein MDHLLLNGKKFYYEEIANYSFRNSIPLNGYEVTTLEFCRNWLNGVQEIAINTSGSTGAPKLITLTRRQMEISARYTLQALHLQENDHALVCINTEYIGGIMMLVRGLIGNLHLTILEPIGNPFRYLPPNGPEQYEFGSFVPLQLQAILTESPEKKYLLDQMKGMLVGGAPLSADLNKQIQEIAAPVYHTYGMTETASHVALKKLNGSQPDRYFRATPTVQLAQDNRGCLTITGELTNKQLITTNDLVNLVSEHEFEWLGRVDNTINSGGIKIQAEKVEVYLAQVLAELQIDRRSFITAVPDEKLGQRVIALLEGAKLTTDQEKEIKRQLKHLLHKFEVPKAFQYAKAFCTTGSGKIDKTTTLANLL, encoded by the coding sequence ATGGATCATCTGCTGCTCAACGGAAAAAAGTTTTACTACGAAGAAATAGCCAATTATTCTTTTCGGAACAGCATACCGTTAAACGGCTACGAGGTTACCACCCTGGAATTTTGCCGCAATTGGCTCAACGGCGTACAAGAAATTGCCATTAATACTTCCGGCTCCACGGGCGCGCCTAAATTAATTACTTTAACGCGGCGCCAGATGGAAATAAGCGCCCGCTACACCCTTCAAGCCTTGCACTTGCAGGAAAACGATCATGCACTGGTTTGCATAAACACCGAATACATTGGCGGAATAATGATGCTCGTACGGGGCTTAATTGGCAACCTGCACCTCACTATTTTGGAGCCTATTGGCAATCCGTTTCGTTACTTACCGCCCAACGGACCCGAACAGTATGAATTTGGCTCGTTTGTGCCCTTGCAACTACAAGCTATTTTAACCGAATCTCCTGAAAAAAAATATTTATTAGATCAAATGAAGGGCATGCTGGTTGGGGGAGCACCGCTTAGCGCCGATCTAAACAAACAAATTCAGGAAATAGCCGCGCCCGTTTACCACACCTACGGCATGACCGAAACTGCTTCGCATGTTGCCTTAAAAAAGTTAAACGGCAGCCAACCCGATCGTTACTTCCGGGCGACACCTACGGTACAACTTGCTCAGGATAATCGCGGCTGCCTGACCATTACCGGCGAACTCACCAATAAGCAATTAATCACCACCAACGATTTAGTTAACCTGGTATCCGAGCATGAATTTGAGTGGCTGGGGCGCGTAGATAATACCATAAACAGTGGAGGAATTAAAATTCAGGCGGAGAAAGTAGAAGTTTATTTGGCTCAAGTTTTAGCAGAGCTGCAAATAGATCGCCGGTCGTTTATTACTGCTGTACCCGACGAGAAGTTAGGGCAACGGGTAATCGCCCTGTTGGAAGGTGCAAAACTAACCACCGACCAGGAAAAAGAAATCAAACGGCAATTAAAACACCTGCTCCACAAATTTGAAGTGCCAAAGGCGTTTCAGTATGCGAAAGCCTTTTGCACTACTGGTTCCGGTAAAATTGATAAAACTACTACGTTAGCGAACCTCCTGTAG
- a CDS encoding ROK family protein: MERIVLEEKIIGLDIGGTKIHLGLVQQGAILRDIKLPTSAQAGREQILSEIRQGIQELMEPGVTGIGIGVPGLVDEEKGLVFDVQNIPHFTQVPIKQYLEDYFGKPVYLTNDANSFILGEKLYGRAQPYKNVVGLTLGTGLGGGIILNNQLYSGAFSSAGEFGGIPYQGKTMEDYCSGKFFPSQCGLTGPEVHDRATKNDPEALSILHQFGEHLGEAIKVIMYALAPEAVFLGGSVSSCFPYFKEGMWNRVQQFPYEKVRNNLIIERSRMNDGAILGAAALVHMKSKEVAAKW, encoded by the coding sequence ATGGAAAGAATAGTATTAGAAGAAAAAATTATTGGTTTAGATATTGGCGGTACCAAAATCCATTTGGGTTTAGTGCAGCAAGGTGCTATTCTGCGCGATATTAAACTGCCCACTTCGGCCCAGGCCGGTCGCGAGCAGATCTTGAGCGAAATCCGGCAGGGCATTCAGGAGCTCATGGAGCCCGGCGTAACGGGGATTGGCATTGGGGTGCCCGGTTTAGTAGATGAGGAAAAAGGATTGGTGTTTGATGTGCAAAATATTCCTCATTTTACCCAGGTGCCGATAAAGCAATACCTGGAAGATTATTTCGGGAAGCCGGTTTACTTAACCAACGATGCCAACAGCTTTATTCTGGGCGAGAAATTATACGGACGGGCGCAGCCCTATAAAAATGTGGTTGGTTTAACCTTGGGTACCGGTTTAGGCGGCGGCATTATTTTAAATAATCAACTGTATTCCGGGGCTTTTTCCAGCGCGGGCGAGTTTGGGGGCATTCCTTACCAAGGTAAAACCATGGAAGATTATTGCAGCGGCAAATTTTTTCCTTCGCAATGCGGATTAACGGGGCCGGAAGTTCACGACCGGGCGACTAAAAATGATCCGGAAGCTTTATCGATTTTACACCAATTTGGGGAGCACCTCGGCGAAGCCATTAAAGTAATTATGTATGCCTTAGCTCCGGAAGCTGTTTTTCTGGGCGGCTCGGTAAGTAGTTGTTTTCCGTATTTCAAAGAAGGGATGTGGAATCGTGTGCAGCAGTTTCCGTACGAAAAAGTCCGAAACAATTTAATTATTGAGCGTTCCCGGATGAACGACGGCGCTATTTTAGGAGCGGCCGCCCTGGTACACATGAAAAGCAAAGAAGTAGCTGCTAAATGGTAG
- a CDS encoding patatin-like phospholipase family protein, whose amino-acid sequence MRCFLLFVLSCLVAVVAPAQNPVVYRNLVLEGGGIRGIAYGGALAELQQAGILPQIKRVAGTSAGAIQAALLAVGYSPEEITTITFKTPIQKFSDGRFIFFGGLHRLRNRYGWYRGEKFKAWLEQLIAAKTGHPDLTFAQLHQLTYSNHFRDFYATGTNLTQQRVAVFSYETSPNLKISDAVRISMSIPLYFQAVFLDSTGSVISKPQKGEPADILVDGGIIANYPLNLFDDPKFLANPDLVVPPPFRNPETLGIRLDTDSQIAYDQTQAGLAPLPVLNFQEYVRAFYTIIIENLNRPQLTPADWQRTISVSTKGYGAKIRRLSEKDKTILLQSGHDGVQQFLKLKK is encoded by the coding sequence ATGCGTTGTTTCTTATTATTCGTTCTAAGTTGCCTGGTAGCTGTAGTGGCACCAGCCCAAAACCCCGTTGTTTACCGTAACCTGGTTCTGGAAGGCGGGGGCATTCGGGGTATTGCGTACGGCGGCGCTTTAGCCGAATTACAACAAGCCGGCATTTTACCCCAAATCAAACGAGTGGCCGGAACTTCGGCCGGGGCCATTCAGGCGGCGCTCTTAGCGGTAGGGTATTCGCCGGAAGAAATAACGACGATTACTTTTAAAACGCCTATTCAAAAGTTTTCGGATGGCCGCTTTATTTTTTTTGGCGGTTTACACCGGTTGCGAAACCGATACGGTTGGTACCGCGGCGAAAAGTTTAAAGCCTGGCTGGAACAACTTATTGCGGCTAAAACCGGCCACCCTGATCTTACATTTGCCCAATTGCACCAATTAACCTACAGCAATCATTTTCGCGATTTTTACGCCACCGGCACCAATTTAACCCAACAACGGGTAGCTGTTTTTTCTTACGAAACTTCGCCTAACCTTAAAATCAGCGATGCGGTGCGCATTTCCATGTCGATTCCTTTGTATTTTCAAGCAGTGTTTCTGGATTCAACCGGCAGCGTAATTTCGAAACCTCAAAAAGGAGAACCGGCGGATATTTTAGTGGATGGCGGTATTATTGCCAACTATCCCCTTAATTTATTCGACGACCCCAAATTCTTAGCTAACCCGGACTTAGTAGTACCCCCGCCTTTTCGTAACCCCGAAACCTTGGGCATCCGCTTAGATACCGATTCGCAGATTGCTTACGACCAAACCCAGGCGGGCCTGGCGCCTTTGCCCGTCCTAAATTTTCAGGAATACGTAAGGGCTTTTTACACCATCATTATCGAAAATTTAAACCGGCCGCAGTTAACTCCTGCCGATTGGCAGCGTACCATCTCGGTTAGTACCAAAGGGTACGGCGCAAAAATCCGCCGCTTATCCGAGAAAGATAAAACTATTTTGCTGCAAAGTGGCCACGATGGCGTGCAGCAGTTTTTAAAATTAAAAAAATGA
- a CDS encoding ATP-grasp domain-containing protein has protein sequence MASPKIALITYQDQGKYTSTVEDEDTVLFNFLKNKGLDLTFEVWNNPEVNWDNYHLLILKSPWDYFDYIIDFREWLDAIEQKNIPMLNPLKTVRWNTDKHYLREIEAAGFTITPTLWIEPGEAFKLEQIFRHYGTNQIIIKPCVSGGAKNTFAISRENAEEQAIKLNALFAQESFLAQPFLPEVQTQGEWSFIFFKGRFSHCLLKTPQPGDFRVQHYLGGSIFPTEPPAHLLVEASGIVQQFAADCLYARVDGLEVNGAFMLMELELIEPFLFLFTHNASLDNYYQALEQLLKSAALKA, from the coding sequence ATGGCTTCTCCCAAAATTGCTTTAATTACTTATCAGGACCAAGGAAAATACACTTCTACCGTAGAAGACGAGGATACGGTTTTATTTAATTTTTTAAAAAACAAAGGCCTGGATCTTACTTTTGAAGTCTGGAACAACCCGGAGGTTAATTGGGATAACTACCATTTGTTAATTTTAAAATCGCCCTGGGATTATTTTGATTACATCATTGATTTCCGGGAGTGGCTGGATGCTATCGAACAGAAAAACATTCCGATGCTGAATCCGCTTAAAACGGTGCGCTGGAACACGGATAAACATTATTTGCGCGAAATAGAAGCCGCCGGCTTTACCATTACTCCTACTCTCTGGATTGAACCCGGCGAGGCCTTTAAACTCGAGCAAATTTTCCGGCACTACGGCACCAACCAGATTATTATAAAGCCTTGCGTGAGCGGCGGGGCCAAAAATACGTTTGCCATTTCGCGCGAAAATGCCGAGGAGCAAGCCATTAAATTAAATGCTTTGTTCGCGCAAGAGTCGTTTTTAGCGCAACCATTTTTACCGGAGGTGCAAACACAGGGAGAGTGGTCTTTTATATTTTTCAAAGGCCGGTTTAGCCATTGCTTGCTCAAAACCCCACAACCCGGCGATTTTCGGGTACAACATTATTTAGGCGGCAGCATTTTCCCGACGGAGCCGCCCGCGCACTTGCTCGTAGAGGCCAGCGGCATTGTGCAGCAATTTGCCGCCGATTGTTTGTATGCGCGCGTGGACGGTTTAGAGGTGAATGGCGCTTTTATGCTCATGGAACTAGAACTGATCGAGCCGTTTTTATTTTTATTCACGCACAATGCGTCCCTGGATAATTATTATCAAGCGTTAGAGCAACTTTTAAAAAGCGCTGCTCTTAAAGCTTAA
- the menB gene encoding 1,4-dihydroxy-2-naphthoyl-CoA synthase, whose protein sequence is MQSNYPWQPLKEYQEIIFSYYKGIAKISINRPQKHNAFTPLTVQEMSEAMELARQNPEIGVIILTGEGGQAFCSGGDQSVRGHGGYIGEDTVPRLNVLDLQMQIRRIPKPVIAMVAGWAIGGGHVLHVVCDLSIAAENARFGQTGPKVGSFDGGFGASYLARIVGQKKAREIWFLCDQYNAQEALDMGLVNKVVPLDKLEETTVEWCGKILEKSPLALRMLKSAFNAELDGQAGIQELAGNATLLYYLSDEAKEGKNAFMEKRQPDFSKYPKFP, encoded by the coding sequence ATGCAAAGCAATTATCCTTGGCAACCGCTGAAAGAATACCAGGAAATTATTTTTTCTTATTACAAAGGAATTGCCAAAATAAGTATCAACCGGCCGCAGAAACACAATGCCTTTACGCCGCTTACCGTGCAGGAAATGAGTGAGGCCATGGAACTGGCCCGGCAAAACCCCGAGATAGGCGTAATTATTTTAACCGGCGAAGGCGGCCAGGCCTTTTGCAGCGGCGGCGACCAAAGTGTACGGGGCCATGGCGGCTACATCGGCGAAGATACCGTACCGCGGTTAAACGTATTGGATTTACAAATGCAAATCCGGCGCATTCCCAAGCCGGTAATTGCCATGGTGGCGGGTTGGGCCATTGGCGGCGGCCACGTATTACACGTAGTTTGCGATTTAAGCATTGCGGCCGAAAACGCGCGCTTCGGGCAAACCGGCCCAAAAGTAGGCTCTTTCGACGGTGGCTTTGGTGCGTCGTACCTGGCCCGGATTGTGGGTCAGAAAAAAGCCCGCGAAATTTGGTTTTTGTGCGACCAGTACAATGCCCAGGAAGCTTTAGATATGGGATTAGTAAATAAAGTAGTGCCACTAGACAAGCTGGAAGAAACCACCGTGGAATGGTGCGGGAAAATTCTCGAAAAAAGCCCTTTGGCCCTGCGCATGTTAAAATCAGCCTTTAATGCCGAGTTAGACGGCCAGGCCGGCATTCAGGAATTAGCCGGTAATGCTACGTTGCTCTACTATCTTTCCGATGAAGCCAAAGAAGGCAAAAACGCCTTTATGGAAAAACGCCAACCTGATTTTTCGAAATACCCGAAGTTTCCTTGA
- a CDS encoding N(4)-(beta-N-acetylglucosaminyl)-L-asparaginase produces the protein MLFRSRRQFLKASSLGLSLLAVDRSALARRLAPSNPAPASPIVISTWDFGIPANQAAWKILSQGGRALDAVEAGARVPEADLNNHSVGRAGYPDRDGHVTLDACIMDEKGNCGAVAALENIDHPISVARLVMEKTPHVFLAGEGAMQFALENGFKKTKLLTPDSEKAWREWLKEAKYKPTINVENKLYQPVDKLPGNKLNHDTIGMIALDAKGNLAGACTTSGMAFKLHGRVGDSPIIGAGLYIDNEVGGATSTGVGEEVIRNVGSFLVVELMRQGYTPEAACKAAVQRIIDKKPAKAKEIQVGFLALNKKGEYGAYAIQGGFSYAVCHAQKQDLLIKSKSSY, from the coding sequence ATGCTTTTTCGTAGCCGCCGTCAATTTTTGAAAGCTTCTTCCCTAGGCCTGTCGCTTTTAGCTGTAGATCGTAGTGCCTTGGCCCGCCGTTTAGCCCCAAGTAATCCAGCACCCGCGTCGCCTATTGTTATTTCTACCTGGGATTTTGGAATACCGGCCAACCAGGCAGCCTGGAAAATCTTGAGCCAGGGTGGCCGGGCGCTCGATGCCGTAGAAGCCGGGGCTCGCGTGCCGGAAGCCGATTTAAACAACCACAGCGTAGGCCGCGCCGGCTATCCCGACCGGGACGGCCACGTAACCCTGGATGCCTGCATTATGGACGAAAAGGGGAATTGCGGTGCCGTGGCGGCCCTGGAAAACATTGACCATCCGATTTCGGTAGCGCGGTTGGTAATGGAAAAAACGCCGCACGTATTTTTAGCCGGCGAAGGAGCCATGCAGTTTGCTTTGGAAAACGGATTTAAAAAAACCAAGCTACTCACCCCCGATTCGGAGAAAGCCTGGCGAGAATGGCTGAAAGAAGCCAAATACAAACCCACCATCAACGTCGAAAATAAACTGTACCAACCCGTTGATAAACTACCCGGCAATAAGTTAAACCACGACACCATCGGCATGATCGCCCTGGATGCCAAAGGAAATTTAGCGGGAGCCTGTACCACCAGTGGCATGGCTTTTAAACTGCACGGCCGGGTAGGGGATAGCCCCATTATAGGGGCAGGATTGTACATTGATAACGAAGTGGGCGGCGCTACTTCCACGGGCGTAGGTGAAGAAGTAATCCGGAACGTGGGCAGCTTTTTGGTAGTAGAATTAATGCGCCAGGGTTACACCCCCGAAGCCGCCTGCAAAGCAGCCGTGCAGCGCATCATTGATAAAAAACCCGCCAAAGCCAAAGAAATTCAGGTTGGCTTTTTAGCCCTAAATAAAAAAGGCGAGTATGGCGCGTACGCCATCCAGGGTGGTTTTTCGTACGCGGTATGCCACGCGCAAAAACAAGATTTGCTCATTAAAAGCAAGAGTAGCTATTAA
- a CDS encoding carbohydrate-binding family 9-like protein, translated as MTNNFLKILITCLFLGLAESGWAQANISGKEALFTEPQRYTTYFAPNPPVVDGNITEAAWQAAPWTDYFTDIEGDQNPRPTYKTRVKILWNDTCLFLAAELEEPQVWATLKKHDAIIYQDNDFEIFIDPDNDTHHYFEIEVNALNTLFDLYLDKPYRNGGLALIPWRAEGLQSAVQVQGTLNQPQDIDKSWTVEMVIPFRTMKTGKITTPSDKDFWRINFSRVHWDTSIKNGLYEKITDSQGKPKPEHNWVWSPQGLINMHFPERWGYLFFSRQPAPKEPAAVFTLPTAEKQKKYLWNIYYLQKEYYQKHRQYARTLLDLAAPANKLLPPETSPEIKLEATTHQFMAYCTGPDNLTYTINQDGHLQKLNFKK; from the coding sequence ATGACGAATAATTTTTTAAAAATACTAATTACCTGTTTATTCTTGGGGTTGGCAGAATCTGGCTGGGCACAGGCAAATATTAGTGGCAAAGAAGCGCTATTTACGGAGCCCCAACGCTACACTACTTACTTTGCCCCCAACCCGCCGGTAGTGGATGGCAATATAACCGAAGCTGCCTGGCAAGCGGCCCCCTGGACCGACTACTTTACCGATATTGAAGGCGACCAAAATCCCCGGCCAACTTATAAAACCCGGGTTAAAATACTGTGGAACGATACCTGTTTGTTCCTGGCGGCCGAATTAGAGGAGCCCCAGGTGTGGGCTACTTTAAAAAAGCACGATGCCATTATTTACCAGGACAACGATTTTGAAATTTTTATCGATCCGGATAATGATACCCATCATTATTTCGAAATAGAAGTAAATGCCCTGAATACCTTGTTTGATTTATACCTCGACAAACCGTATCGCAACGGCGGGTTGGCGTTAATTCCGTGGCGGGCCGAAGGATTACAGTCGGCGGTTCAGGTGCAAGGCACATTGAACCAGCCCCAGGACATTGATAAAAGCTGGACCGTGGAAATGGTTATTCCCTTCCGGACTATGAAAACCGGCAAAATAACCACTCCCTCCGATAAAGATTTCTGGCGTATAAATTTTTCGCGGGTGCATTGGGATACCTCCATTAAAAATGGCCTTTATGAAAAAATTACCGATTCGCAGGGTAAACCTAAGCCCGAACATAATTGGGTCTGGTCGCCGCAAGGCCTGATAAACATGCATTTCCCGGAGCGCTGGGGTTATTTGTTTTTTAGCCGGCAACCTGCTCCTAAAGAACCGGCCGCTGTTTTTACTTTGCCCACCGCGGAGAAGCAGAAAAAATACCTCTGGAATATCTACTACCTTCAAAAAGAATATTACCAGAAACACCGGCAATACGCCCGTACTCTCCTGGATTTAGCTGCCCCCGCCAATAAGTTATTGCCGCCGGAAACAAGTCCGGAAATAAAATTAGAAGCTACCACCCACCAGTTTATGGCGTATTGCACCGGGCCGGATAACCTGACTTATACCATTAACCAGGATGGACACCTGCAAAAATTGAATTTTAAAAAATAA
- a CDS encoding alpha-L-fucosidase — MRYILSCLLVITCLLKSWGQQHNTSQTYVVPTDPQVQAKLATWQDLKFGLFMHWGTYSQWGIVESWSICPEDEGWTQRKGPYAADYNTYKKAYENIRTEFNPVQFNPEKWVAAAKTAGMKYMVFTTKHHDGFAMFDTKESDYKITDSKSAFAANPRSNITKEVFNAFRKENFLIGTYFSKPDWHNENYWWPYFPPKDRNVNYDPAKYPERWQKFKNFTYNQISELMTGYGPVDILWLDGGWVRPKNTIDSSVDWQKAITYEQDVDMARIAKMAREKQPGLIVVDRTVAGEFENYTTPEHTVPDKPLNHPWETCMTMGDSWSYVPNDTYKTTNQLIQLLVKIVSRGGNFLLNIGPSPKGDWAPEAYSRLAQIGDWMQINGEGIYNSRAVAPYEFKNIYYTRSKDQNTIYAFYLSDKEQVNLPATLEIPLPNITQVKKVSLLGQPEKLKWQYQGKSLRVQLSGKLQNKADLKQAATFKIEY, encoded by the coding sequence ATGCGTTACATTTTAAGCTGTTTACTGGTAATTACCTGCCTGCTCAAGAGCTGGGGACAGCAGCATAATACGTCGCAAACTTACGTGGTGCCCACCGACCCCCAGGTACAGGCCAAACTGGCTACCTGGCAGGATTTAAAATTTGGTTTGTTTATGCACTGGGGTACTTACAGCCAATGGGGTATTGTGGAAAGCTGGAGCATTTGCCCCGAAGACGAAGGCTGGACACAACGCAAAGGTCCTTATGCAGCGGATTATAACACTTACAAAAAAGCCTACGAAAACATCCGGACTGAATTTAATCCCGTGCAATTTAACCCGGAAAAATGGGTGGCGGCGGCTAAAACCGCCGGCATGAAATACATGGTTTTTACCACCAAGCACCACGATGGTTTTGCCATGTTTGATACCAAAGAATCCGACTACAAAATCACCGACTCCAAATCGGCTTTTGCCGCTAACCCCAGGAGTAATATTACCAAAGAGGTTTTTAATGCTTTCCGGAAAGAAAACTTTTTAATCGGGACTTACTTTTCTAAACCCGACTGGCACAACGAAAATTACTGGTGGCCTTACTTTCCGCCCAAAGACCGCAACGTAAATTACGATCCGGCTAAATACCCGGAACGCTGGCAAAAATTTAAAAATTTTACCTATAACCAGATTAGCGAGCTGATGACTGGTTATGGACCGGTGGATATTTTGTGGCTGGATGGCGGCTGGGTACGCCCAAAAAACACCATCGACTCCAGCGTAGATTGGCAAAAAGCTATTACCTACGAGCAGGATGTAGACATGGCCCGGATTGCCAAAATGGCCCGCGAAAAGCAACCCGGCTTAATTGTAGTGGACCGCACCGTGGCCGGGGAATTCGAAAATTACACGACACCGGAACATACCGTGCCCGATAAACCGCTTAACCATCCTTGGGAAACCTGCATGACCATGGGCGACTCCTGGAGTTATGTGCCCAATGATACCTATAAAACCACGAACCAGTTAATTCAATTGTTAGTAAAAATAGTATCGCGCGGGGGTAACTTTTTACTCAACATCGGACCCAGCCCTAAGGGCGATTGGGCTCCGGAGGCCTACAGCCGTTTGGCGCAGATTGGCGACTGGATGCAAATAAACGGAGAAGGTATTTATAATTCCCGCGCCGTAGCGCCCTACGAATTTAAAAATATTTACTACACCCGGTCCAAAGATCAAAATACGATCTACGCTTTTTACTTATCCGATAAAGAACAGGTAAACTTGCCGGCTACGCTGGAAATTCCTTTGCCAAACATAACACAAGTAAAAAAAGTGAGCTTATTGGGCCAGCCGGAAAAACTGAAATGGCAATACCAGGGTAAAAGTTTACGGGTGCAACTTTCCGGCAAGCTTCAGAACAAGGCAGATTTAAAGCAGGCAGCCACTTTCAAGATTGAATATTAG
- a CDS encoding DoxX family protein → MEVTHKIEHWADQHHPIWLDFIRFGLGIFLFVKGLIFISDIGVLERLLIQINMDWSSFWFAHYIAFAHLVGGLLIAMGLVTRTAILFQLPILIGAVLFVRPGIDFGSINTEWWVSVVTLLLLIVSFIFDSGRWSVDQYMRTHRER, encoded by the coding sequence ATGGAAGTAACGCACAAAATTGAACATTGGGCTGACCAGCATCATCCCATTTGGCTCGACTTTATCCGGTTTGGCCTCGGAATCTTCCTCTTCGTTAAAGGGCTGATTTTTATCAGCGATATTGGCGTGCTCGAAAGACTGCTTATTCAGATCAACATGGATTGGTCGTCTTTCTGGTTTGCGCACTACATTGCTTTTGCTCATTTGGTGGGTGGCTTGCTCATTGCTATGGGCTTAGTTACCCGTACGGCTATTCTGTTCCAGCTCCCCATTTTAATCGGAGCGGTATTGTTTGTTCGCCCAGGTATCGATTTTGGCTCTATTAATACCGAATGGTGGGTTTCGGTAGTAACGCTGCTTTTATTGATTGTTTCTTTTATTTTTGATTCCGGCCGGTGGTCTGTGGACCAGTATATGCGTACTCACCGCGAACGTTAG